One window of Rasiella rasia genomic DNA carries:
- a CDS encoding beta strand repeat-containing protein, producing the protein MKNIITIAGLLLLGYNATAQVGINTTAPDPSSVLDIASTESGLLIPRMTQAQRDAIASPANGLLIYQTDNTAGFYFYDGLTWSPFTEAGDADWYEIGTTTAPDNITDDIFTQGRMALGKTTVGSTMLDIDNINRESAITINGNSSIANSYGLHSILDGTSIVAGVFNELAGSSTGKFGIRSEFTGLTGGGISVGANSRFESTGSANNYGVYNTFISTSSTGAIITGVRNWFHPSGSYTGTIRGVQNDMFNNNNGLQIGTDNEMTGTGSGAKYGTRTIIATTAGGTHYGLYSDVQNATGYAGYFLGRTSLGTGTTNRYLMPATDGTNGQIMTTDGSGNVSFQDTVEDADWYEVGGTNTPNAITDNIYTQGNVGIGINNPDNPLHIGTISSFDLNYDNTGQDGVFITGGGDNSGTNAVGGSISFGPPSSTRAEHRKSSISSVQTSGDVDHTGLAFYVHGNSINQSPMAEAMRITHARNVGINNTDPSANLDVIGTMQFEDGNEAAGYVLSSDANGNASWVDPATIGVGAQRIDDLLDGKSDNDGSQDGSSIYLGIGAGTSDDLSDNRNIGIGYLSLEDNVNGSQNTAIGYNALLNNIDGTANTAVGSASLDANTTGIWNTAVGQEALSANVDGAYNTAVGKAALQSTSNGNSNVGIGVNALSANTSGNFNTVIGVDAATGLSASNNTIVGRRAMNSYTAGGENVAVGSGAGYYGSGIQNTFIGTNAGNQLGTMERNGSVFLGYGAGSSETTSNKLYIENSTANADNALIYGEFDTNILRTNGELQIGNPTGTGYALPTNQGTANAVLTSNGDGTTQWSAPAPLTNLDYPDGFNGLTPVLIANLQTTNYTVPAGQNLYITGIHSPGTVGSLSINGAIIAYGALNDIYTPITKPIIAGAGDIVSSDTNATGLNGFLVSANVTPITQEVTTVSSYTVPVGKILIILSVNNNANAHGFSQVFIDGINIYVGSGNDGGVSAGDFLTSFHQPLFVNAGSVLTSNNSLRDYNFNGYLIDN; encoded by the coding sequence ATGAAAAATATAATTACAATAGCCGGGCTCCTCTTACTTGGTTACAACGCCACTGCTCAAGTTGGTATTAACACCACAGCCCCTGACCCTAGCAGCGTGTTAGATATTGCAAGCACAGAAAGCGGTCTTCTAATTCCAAGAATGACCCAAGCGCAAAGGGACGCTATTGCCTCACCAGCAAATGGGTTATTAATTTATCAAACCGACAACACAGCTGGTTTTTACTTTTACGATGGACTTACTTGGTCCCCATTTACTGAGGCTGGAGACGCAGATTGGTATGAAATTGGCACGACTACAGCACCCGATAACATAACCGATGATATTTTTACACAAGGAAGGATGGCCCTAGGTAAGACTACTGTGGGTTCCACAATGTTAGACATAGATAACATCAATAGGGAATCTGCTATTACCATAAATGGGAATAGTAGTATTGCTAATAGTTATGGTTTACACAGCATTCTAGATGGCACTTCGATAGTGGCTGGTGTATTTAATGAATTGGCTGGATCATCAACTGGGAAATTTGGTATACGCTCTGAGTTTACTGGGTTAACTGGAGGTGGAATTAGCGTGGGTGCCAACAGTAGGTTTGAAAGTACTGGTTCTGCAAACAACTACGGAGTTTACAATACCTTTATAAGCACGTCTTCTACAGGTGCAATTATCACAGGTGTTCGGAACTGGTTTCACCCATCAGGAAGTTATACAGGTACGATTAGAGGTGTTCAAAACGATATGTTTAATAACAATAACGGGCTACAGATTGGAACAGATAATGAAATGACCGGAACAGGAAGTGGTGCTAAATATGGAACAAGAACCATCATAGCAACAACAGCTGGAGGTACCCACTATGGCTTGTACAGTGATGTGCAAAATGCCACTGGTTATGCTGGATATTTCCTAGGGAGAACTTCACTTGGTACTGGAACTACAAACCGCTATTTAATGCCCGCCACAGATGGCACCAACGGACAAATAATGACTACCGATGGTTCGGGAAATGTTTCTTTTCAAGATACTGTCGAAGACGCTGATTGGTATGAAGTGGGTGGTACTAACACTCCTAATGCCATTACCGATAATATTTATACACAAGGCAACGTAGGTATTGGAATTAACAATCCAGACAACCCATTACATATTGGCACCATAAGCAGCTTCGACCTAAACTATGACAATACCGGACAAGATGGGGTTTTTATTACGGGTGGAGGAGATAATAGTGGTACTAATGCAGTTGGTGGTTCTATAAGTTTTGGTCCGCCATCAAGTACACGGGCAGAACATAGGAAATCTAGTATTTCTTCTGTTCAAACTTCTGGCGATGTAGATCATACCGGGCTTGCATTTTATGTACATGGTAATTCCATAAATCAGAGTCCGATGGCAGAAGCAATGCGTATTACTCACGCAAGAAATGTAGGTATAAACAACACCGACCCTTCTGCAAATCTCGATGTAATTGGTACCATGCAATTTGAAGATGGCAACGAAGCTGCGGGATATGTACTTTCTTCTGACGCTAATGGAAACGCAAGTTGGGTAGATCCCGCTACCATTGGTGTTGGTGCTCAAAGAATAGATGATCTCTTGGATGGCAAAAGCGATAATGACGGTTCACAAGATGGTTCGTCAATTTACCTCGGTATTGGTGCGGGTACTTCAGACGATCTTTCTGATAATAGAAATATTGGTATTGGATACTTATCCTTAGAAGATAATGTTAATGGGTCTCAAAACACAGCCATTGGATACAATGCATTACTAAACAATATCGATGGAACAGCAAATACAGCCGTAGGTTCTGCTAGTCTAGATGCAAATACTACAGGAATATGGAATACAGCAGTGGGGCAAGAAGCGCTCTCGGCAAATGTAGATGGTGCGTATAATACGGCTGTAGGAAAAGCTGCTCTACAATCCACATCAAATGGTAATTCTAATGTGGGAATTGGAGTTAATGCATTATCTGCAAATACTAGTGGTAATTTTAATACTGTGATAGGAGTTGATGCTGCTACAGGTCTATCGGCTAGCAATAACACAATTGTAGGCCGAAGAGCCATGAACTCATACACGGCTGGTGGAGAAAATGTGGCAGTAGGATCTGGAGCAGGTTATTACGGGAGCGGTATACAAAATACTTTTATAGGGACAAATGCTGGTAACCAATTAGGCACTATGGAGCGCAATGGTAGCGTATTTTTGGGCTATGGGGCAGGATCTAGCGAAACAACTAGTAATAAATTATATATCGAAAACAGTACTGCAAATGCAGACAACGCTCTTATCTATGGAGAATTTGACACTAATATTCTAAGAACCAATGGTGAATTACAAATAGGAAACCCGACAGGAACAGGATATGCTTTGCCAACCAATCAAGGAACAGCAAATGCCGTGCTCACTAGTAATGGAGATGGCACTACACAATGGTCGGCGCCCGCTCCGTTAACAAATTTGGATTATCCAGATGGGTTTAATGGCTTAACACCTGTACTAATTGCAAATCTTCAAACCACTAACTATACCGTACCTGCTGGACAAAATTTATATATCACAGGTATACACAGCCCTGGTACAGTAGGAAGTCTATCCATTAATGGTGCTATTATTGCTTATGGCGCTTTAAATGATATATATACTCCAATTACAAAACCAATTATTGCAGGTGCTGGAGATATAGTTAGTTCAGATACTAATGCAACTGGACTCAACGGCTTTCTTGTTTCTGCCAATGTAACTCCTATTACACAAGAGGTTACTACGGTGTCTTCATATACAGTTCCGGTAGGAAAAATTTTAATTATTTTAAGCGTAAACAACAATGCAAATGCGCATGGTTTTTCTCAAGTTTTTATTGACGGAATTAATATCTATGTTGGTTCTGGTAATGACGGTGGGGTTTCTGCTGGCGATTTTTTAACTTCATTTCACCAACCTTTGTTCGTTAATGCTGGGTCTGTGTTAACTTCAAATAATTCGTTACGAGATTACAACTTCAATGGTTATTTAATAGACAACTAA
- a CDS encoding beta strand repeat-containing protein: protein MKTLYFLLATILIVTNTIAQVGINNTDPKAILDISSSNVATPANTDGLLIPRIDEFPVTNPGADQDGMMVFATGNGTPSKGFYYWNQTTTAWVSVTGAGGDDDWYEIGGTTAPDNIIDDQYTLGKLKIGQNSAANASLDIYDWNESNRNGLLITRNLVTPSSFGQLSGFTSTVIGSSTDNYTSIRGELMGTPSVNTHTFYGLNTTAPSSGVTYQLYGIFSSNGGSGNLVGNEIAFNTATITNTGDKSGFRTTISPSLSGTHYGMYSNVTSATGYAAYFIGRTSLGNSGANRYLMPATDGTIGQVMTTDGSGQLSFTTPTIGAEKIDDLLDGKSDNDGSDDGSSIFLGVNAGNLDDSSANANIGIGYAALEDNITGTLNVAVGWGSLRENTGNSNTALGYLSAGGNTSGTGNTAIGRNALLNNITGNNNTSLGFFAGYLNAGSGSVFVGTNAGFNHSTGDNILYIENTDADANNALIYGEFGADNSTTGNVLRTNSEFQIGNPATTGFAFPTTDGSANQVLTTDGAGNLSFTAPSSGDEDWLTTPGSNPVTSNTQDIYTSGKVAIGGTTISADFNIYHNEIADGSADIVQYNEVSNSGNDDKTIIRNVFGAAGAGDNTAIYNDLIGNGSGTYYGMFNRSYAAVTGDIYGVSNSITATGGGNHYGIYNLLNGSGNGEKYGAYNSFSSTGTGTKYGTYTNISPTAGGTHYGIYADVTKSGSYAGYFLGGVSIGTTTGNNYIMPTSRGNNGDVIQTDAAGNLSWVNPTTIGDGVGAEKIDDLTDGKSDNDGTQDGSSIFLGIDAGMADNSTDNKNIGIGFRAMTANTDGERNVGIGYFSLLNNTIGDGNIAIGDTALIGNTSGNNNTALGASTLAANSTGDHNIAIGTTAMWRNTTGTRNIGLGNVALFDNTTGSDNIALGYRSLYNLTTGNENIAIGAEAGMTNTTGIGNVYLGTNAGRSHIGNNTLWIENTNANADNALIYGEFDNDILRTNGELQIGNPTGTGYAFPTTDGTNGQVMTTNGSGAISFQTIAGDGDTQNTLDQAYDEGGAGAGRTITANDGAVTIAGQDGFTVTGAINNGDAIAVSGAGSRMFYNPRTSSFRAGTVNSTQWNSVNLGTNSVAFGNSTIASGASSASLGSGNTSSGTGSFTSGYNNIASGGYSVAINEANIASGVNSFTQGFSNTAAATASAAMGLQNNAPSWGEMTVGTNATTYSATSTTSWTGTDRVFTVGNGASPGTRSNALTIYKNGEVNINDAYSLPTADGTSGQVMTTDGAGTVSFVDLPTKARARITLAANQIETGGGITKVNFDTEDFDIGNNFNLATDVFEVPADGIYRVHSQISMNTSTATGTYDVRIRVDGAQVRRTAFDHPGAGAVIRQCTSLLELTAGQTIDIAFLRPTAGATINMNGALSYFEIEQL from the coding sequence TTGGAATCAAACCACCACAGCATGGGTCTCTGTAACTGGTGCTGGTGGTGACGACGATTGGTATGAAATAGGTGGCACCACAGCGCCAGACAATATAATTGACGACCAATATACCCTGGGCAAGCTAAAGATTGGTCAAAATTCTGCAGCCAACGCTTCATTAGACATATACGATTGGAACGAAAGTAATAGAAATGGTCTTCTTATCACACGTAATTTAGTTACACCGAGTTCATTTGGCCAACTAAGTGGTTTTACATCCACAGTTATAGGTTCAAGCACCGATAACTATACGTCAATCCGTGGTGAGTTAATGGGAACGCCTAGTGTAAACACACATACTTTCTACGGGTTAAATACAACAGCTCCTTCTTCTGGTGTTACGTACCAATTGTACGGCATATTTAGTTCGAATGGGGGTTCTGGTAACCTTGTGGGAAATGAAATCGCTTTTAACACTGCAACGATTACCAATACAGGAGACAAGTCTGGTTTTAGAACCACCATCTCGCCCAGTTTATCTGGTACGCATTACGGTATGTATTCAAATGTAACGAGTGCTACTGGTTATGCTGCTTATTTTATAGGACGTACATCTCTGGGCAACTCTGGCGCTAACCGATACCTAATGCCTGCCACAGATGGAACAATAGGGCAGGTTATGACAACTGATGGGTCTGGACAACTAAGCTTCACGACACCAACAATAGGTGCAGAAAAAATTGATGATTTACTCGATGGTAAAAGTGATAACGATGGCTCAGATGATGGATCTTCAATTTTCTTAGGAGTAAATGCGGGTAATTTAGACGACAGCAGCGCCAATGCCAATATTGGAATAGGCTACGCCGCTCTTGAAGACAATATCACTGGCACTTTAAATGTAGCGGTAGGTTGGGGTAGTTTGAGAGAAAATACAGGGAATTCCAACACCGCTCTTGGTTACTTAAGCGCTGGAGGTAATACTTCAGGTACTGGAAACACCGCTATAGGTAGAAATGCATTGTTGAACAATATCACTGGAAATAATAATACTTCATTAGGATTCTTTGCTGGATATTTAAATGCTGGATCTGGTAGTGTTTTTGTAGGTACAAATGCTGGATTTAATCATAGTACTGGAGATAATATACTTTATATTGAAAATACCGATGCCGATGCTAATAATGCCTTAATCTACGGTGAGTTTGGAGCAGACAACTCGACTACCGGCAACGTGTTACGAACAAATTCTGAGTTTCAAATAGGAAATCCGGCTACAACAGGATTTGCCTTTCCAACAACAGACGGAAGTGCAAACCAAGTATTAACAACCGATGGAGCTGGAAACCTGTCATTTACTGCCCCATCAAGTGGCGATGAGGATTGGCTTACTACCCCAGGAAGCAATCCCGTTACGAGTAACACACAAGATATCTATACCTCTGGCAAAGTTGCCATTGGCGGAACAACTATAAGTGCCGATTTCAACATCTATCATAATGAAATCGCAGATGGTTCGGCAGATATAGTACAATATAATGAGGTTAGTAACTCTGGAAACGACGATAAAACTATTATTCGCAATGTATTCGGTGCTGCAGGGGCTGGTGATAACACCGCAATTTACAATGATCTTATTGGGAATGGAAGCGGCACCTATTACGGAATGTTTAATAGGTCGTATGCCGCGGTGACGGGTGACATTTATGGAGTGTCGAATTCAATTACCGCAACAGGGGGTGGTAATCATTACGGAATATATAACCTTTTAAATGGTTCTGGCAATGGCGAAAAGTACGGTGCTTATAACTCTTTTTCAAGCACAGGAACAGGAACCAAATATGGAACGTACACAAACATTTCTCCCACGGCAGGAGGTACTCATTATGGAATCTATGCAGACGTTACAAAATCGGGAAGCTATGCAGGATACTTTTTGGGAGGAGTATCTATTGGAACGACCACAGGGAATAATTACATCATGCCTACCTCAAGAGGAAACAACGGAGATGTGATACAGACTGATGCCGCTGGAAACTTAAGCTGGGTAAACCCGACCACAATTGGAGATGGAGTAGGTGCAGAAAAAATTGATGATCTTACCGATGGAAAGTCTGATAACGATGGAACGCAAGACGGTTCTTCTATTTTCTTAGGAATTGATGCTGGCATGGCAGATAACAGTACAGATAATAAAAATATAGGAATAGGGTTTCGCGCCATGACTGCAAATACAGATGGAGAAAGAAATGTTGGAATTGGATATTTTTCACTTCTTAACAACACCATAGGAGACGGAAATATAGCAATTGGAGACACTGCGCTTATTGGCAATACTTCAGGTAATAATAATACGGCACTAGGTGCATCTACTTTAGCAGCCAATTCAACGGGAGACCATAATATTGCGATTGGCACAACCGCAATGTGGCGTAATACAACCGGAACTAGAAATATAGGTTTAGGGAATGTTGCCTTATTTGATAATACCACAGGCTCAGATAATATTGCACTGGGTTATAGATCGTTATACAACCTTACTACCGGGAACGAAAACATTGCGATAGGTGCTGAAGCTGGTATGACGAATACTACGGGCATTGGCAACGTGTACCTTGGCACCAATGCGGGGAGATCACATATTGGTAATAACACATTATGGATCGAGAATACAAATGCCAATGCAGATAATGCTTTAATTTATGGTGAATTTGACAATGATATTCTAAGAACCAATGGCGAGCTACAAATTGGCAATCCAACGGGAACGGGATATGCGTTCCCTACTACAGATGGCACCAATGGGCAGGTAATGACAACCAACGGATCTGGTGCTATTTCGTTTCAAACAATTGCAGGCGATGGCGACACACAAAACACGTTAGACCAAGCCTACGATGAAGGCGGTGCTGGTGCGGGGCGTACCATAACGGCAAACGATGGCGCGGTTACAATCGCAGGTCAAGATGGTTTTACGGTAACAGGAGCCATAAACAACGGTGACGCAATAGCCGTTAGCGGAGCAGGATCTCGTATGTTTTATAATCCGCGTACGTCTAGTTTTCGTGCTGGTACCGTTAACAGTACGCAATGGAATTCGGTTAACTTAGGTACTAACTCAGTGGCGTTTGGAAATAGCACTATTGCATCGGGCGCTTCAAGTGCATCTTTAGGTAGCGGAAATACTAGTTCAGGAACTGGAAGTTTCACTTCTGGATATAACAATATAGCCTCTGGAGGCTATAGCGTAGCCATAAATGAAGCCAACATAGCGTCTGGAGTAAATAGTTTTACCCAAGGATTTAGCAATACGGCTGCAGCCACAGCAAGTGCAGCCATGGGGTTACAAAATAATGCGCCTTCCTGGGGAGAGATGACCGTAGGCACCAATGCAACAACGTATTCCGCAACCAGCACTACATCATGGACTGGAACAGATCGTGTATTTACCGTTGGTAATGGGGCATCTCCTGGAACACGAAGCAATGCGCTCACAATTTATAAAAATGGAGAAGTAAATATTAACGACGCGTATTCGTTACCCACCGCAGATGGTACTAGCGGACAAGTAATGACAACAGATGGTGCTGGAACTGTTTCATTTGTCGATCTTCCAACAAAGGCAAGAGCTCGCATTACTTTAGCTGCAAATCAGATAGAAACGGGGGGAGGTATCACTAAAGTGAACTTCGATACTGAAGATTTTGATATAGGAAATAATTTTAACCTCGCAACAGATGTCTTTGAAGTACCAGCAGATGGTATTTATCGAGTACATTCACAAATTAGCATGAATACTTCTACGGCTACAGGAACTTACGATGTGCGTATTAGAGTAGATGGGGCTCAAGTTAGAAGAACTGCGTTTGACCATCCAGGTGCTGGCGCAGTCATTCGTCAATGTACAAGCTTGTTGGAGCTAACCGCTGGGCAAACTATAGACATTGCTTTCCTAAGACCAACGGCAGGTGCAACAATCAACATGAACGGTGCTCTTAGTTATTTTGAAATTGAACAACTATAA